A single window of Aspergillus puulaauensis MK2 DNA, chromosome 5, nearly complete sequence DNA harbors:
- a CDS encoding HAD family hydrolase (COG:S;~EggNog:ENOG410PG5X;~InterPro:IPR036412,IPR023198,IPR023214,IPR006439;~go_function: GO:0016787 - hydrolase activity [Evidence IEA]) — protein sequence MAESQRPVGLLFDIGGVCVVSPFQAILDYEIAHNIPPGWVNFSISRTSPHGSWHRLERGDIKMDAEFFTGFNKDLRDPKLWKLFNEDLRKKNPNKVLDSNPPLPEVDAEWLFWEMMRVSRTPDPFMWPALKKLKDSGKFIMGALSNTVIFPEGHEYNDDTIGRRALFDFFISSAHTGLRKPDPKIYQAALEEMNAAAQKKGLKQPVRASDVVFLDDIGQNLKPAKATGMRTIKVNLGHIEDAVKELEKVTGLRLSEDQAKL from the exons ATGGCGGAAAGTCAACGGCCGGTGGGCCTGCTCTTCGATATCGGGGGAGTTTGT GTCGTGTCGCCATTTCAAGCCATCTTAGACTATGAGATTGCTCACAACATACCGCCTGGATGGGTGAACTTCAGCATCTCCCGCACATCACCACATGGCAGCTGGCACAGATTGGAGCGGGGCGATATCAAAATGGACGCCGAGTTCTTTACTGGGTTTAATAAGGACCTACGGGATCCCAAACTGTGGAAGTTATTCAACGAGGATCTTCGGAAAAAGAACCCGAACAAAGTCCTGGATTCGAACCCACCATTGCCCGAGGTAGACGCAGAATGGCTATTCTGGGAGATGATGCGAGTGTCGAGGACGCCTGACCCCTTCATGTGGCCtgcgctgaagaagctgaaggattCTGGAAAGTTCATCATGGGAGCGTTGTCAAATACAGTCATCTTCCCAGAAGGCCATGAGTACAACGACGACACCATCGGGCGCAGAGCGTTATTCGACTTCTTTATCTCATCCGCGCATACTGGCTTAAGAAAACCCGACCCGAAGATATACCAGGCTGCTTTGGAGGAAATGAATGCGGCTGCTCAAAAGAAGGGACTAAAGCAGCCAGTGCGGGCGTCTGACGTGGTGTTTTTGGATGACATTGGCCAGAACCTAAAGCCTGCGAAGGCGACAGGGATGCGAACAATCAAGGTAAATCTTGGACATATAGAAGATGCAGTtaaagagctggagaaggtcacTGGGCTTCGGTTGTCGGAGGACCAAGCTAAACTATGA